Proteins encoded within one genomic window of Mauremys mutica isolate MM-2020 ecotype Southern chromosome 11, ASM2049712v1, whole genome shotgun sequence:
- the PRC1 gene encoding protein regulator of cytokinesis 1 isoform X2 — MRKSEVLAAESVACLNKALGHLRDIWEEIGIPEEQRLQRTEVVKKHIKGLLDMMVAEEENLKERLLKSIAMCRKELDTLCKELQLDPFEEEEESTILQLEKDLRTRLEVMLKQKRERKQELKTLQERDQDLCDLLCMTPYSIDSNSVPSLEELDCFRRHLAALAAEKERRREEFISVKRQIILCMEELDHVPDTSFERDVVCEDEDAFCLSMENIAALKELLQQLEARRALNEAVCSELRSRIVELWDRLKVPAEEREAFATYMTGSRAKTRKALQFEVDRLEELKLQNMKTVIEAIRAELAAYWDKCFYGTEQRQAFAPYYEEDCTEALLQLHDAEVGRVKHYYETHKELFEAVQKWEENWRLFLELERKATDPSRFANRGGNLLKEEKQRAKLQKTLPKLEEELKVRIEAWEQEHEEAFLVNGQRFMEYVSEQWQLHRLEKEKEKQERQLKKSRQIEEEMMYGSVPRTPSKRRVLGTNTPGKVRKLNATSCATPNSTLRSAFGGTLFHSPVSRPPPSGGKLGQPARTPSRVAVKPPRTAHAERNKENISQLNGTTLSARTFKGFQI, encoded by the exons CGAGGTGCTGGCTGCAGAGTCCGTGGCATGTCTGAACAAAGCGCTGGGTCACCTTCGGGATATCTGGGAGGAGATTGGGATCCCTGAGGAGCAGCGATTGCAACGAACAGAAGTGGTGAAGAAGCACATCAAG GGTCTGCTGGACATGATGGTGGCTGAGGAGGAGAACCTGAAGGAGCGTCTCCTGAAAAGCATTGCTATGTGTCGCAAGGAACTGGACACTCTCTGCAAGGAGCTCCAGCTGGATCCATTTGAG gaggaggaggagagcaccATCCTGCAGCTGGAGAAGGACTTGCGCACCCGCCTGGAAGTGATGCTGAAgcagaagagagagaggaagcaggAGCTGAAAACTCTGCAAGAACGTGACCAAGACTTGTGTGACCTTCTCTGCATGACCCCGTACAGCATCGACAGCAACTCTGTGCCCAGCCTGGAGGAGCTCGACTGCTTCAGACGCCACCTGGCCGCGCTGGCTGCTGAGAAG GAGCGCAGGAGAGAGGAGTTCATCAGCGTCAAGCGGCAGATCATTCTGTGCATGGAGGAGCTGGATCATGTCCCTGACACCAGCTTCGAGCGGGATGTGGTGTGTGAAGATGAGGATGCCTTCTGCCTATCTATGGAGAACATTGCTGCTCTTaaagagctgctgcagcag CTGGAGGCCCGGAGAGCTTTAAATGAAGCTGTTTGCAGTGAGCTGCGCTCCAGAATTGTGGAGCTCTGGGACAGGCTGAAGGTGCCTGCGGAGGAGAGAGAAGCCTTTGCCACATATATGACCGGATCCAGAGCCAAAACCAGGAAAGCC CTGCAGTTCGAGGTGGACCGTCTGGAGGAGCTGAAGCTGCAGAACATGAAGACTGTGATTGAAGCAATCAGAGCAGAGCTGGCCGCTTACTGGGACAAATGCTTTTACGGCACTGAGCAGAGACAAGCTTTTGCCCCTTACTACGAGG AGGACTGCACCGaggccctgctgcagctccacgaCGCTGAGGTGGGGCGTGTGAAGCATTACTACGAGACACACAAAGAACTCTTTGAAGCTGTTCAGAAATGGGAGGAAAACTGGAGGCTTTTCCTGGAGTTGGAG AGAAAAGCAACGGACCCAAGTCGCTTTGCTAACCGAGGGGGCAACCTCCTGAAGGAAGAAAAGCAGCGAGCGAAACTGCAGAAGACTCTCCCCAAG ctggaggaggagctgaaaGTTCGGATTGAGGCCTGGGAACAGGAGCATGAGGAGGCCTTCTTGGTGAATGGGCAGCGGTTCATGGAATACGTGAGCGAGCAATGGCAGCTGCATCGGCTGGAgaaagagaaggagaagcagGAACGG CAACTGAAGAAGAGTCGTCAGATTGAGGAGGAGATGATGTATGGCAGCGTCCCGAGGACACCCAGCAAGCGCCGGGTCCTAGGCACCAACACGCCTGGCAAAGTGAGGAAG CTCAATGCAACTTCCTgtgccactcccaacagcacgCTCCGTTCCGCCTTTGGGGGGACGCTCTTCCACTCCCCGGTGTCCCGGCCGCCGCCCTCCGGAGGCAAG CTCGGCCAGCCTGCTCGGACCCCCAGCCGCGTGGCCGTGAAGCCCCCTCGCACGGCACACGCAGAACGGAACAAGGAGAACATATCCCAGTTGAATGGAACCACCCTGAGCG CGCGAACTTTCAAAGGCTTCCAAATCTGA
- the PRC1 gene encoding protein regulator of cytokinesis 1 isoform X1, which produces MRKSEVLAAESVACLNKALGHLRDIWEEIGIPEEQRLQRTEVVKKHIKGLLDMMVAEEENLKERLLKSIAMCRKELDTLCKELQLDPFEEEEESTILQLEKDLRTRLEVMLKQKRERKQELKTLQERDQDLCDLLCMTPYSIDSNSVPSLEELDCFRRHLAALAAEKERRREEFISVKRQIILCMEELDHVPDTSFERDVVCEDEDAFCLSMENIAALKELLQQLEARRALNEAVCSELRSRIVELWDRLKVPAEEREAFATYMTGSRAKTRKALQFEVDRLEELKLQNMKTVIEAIRAELAAYWDKCFYGTEQRQAFAPYYEEDCTEALLQLHDAEVGRVKHYYETHKELFEAVQKWEENWRLFLELERKATDPSRFANRGGNLLKEEKQRAKLQKTLPKLEEELKVRIEAWEQEHEEAFLVNGQRFMEYVSEQWQLHRLEKEKEKQERQLKKSRQIEEEMMYGSVPRTPSKRRVLGTNTPGKVRKLNATSCATPNSTLRSAFGGTLFHSPVSRPPPSGGKLGQPARTPSRVAVKPPRTAHAERNKENISQLNGTTLSGGCTPTAPAQRNYSINSVASTYSEFARELSKASKSDTSSRILNSTTTNIHC; this is translated from the exons CGAGGTGCTGGCTGCAGAGTCCGTGGCATGTCTGAACAAAGCGCTGGGTCACCTTCGGGATATCTGGGAGGAGATTGGGATCCCTGAGGAGCAGCGATTGCAACGAACAGAAGTGGTGAAGAAGCACATCAAG GGTCTGCTGGACATGATGGTGGCTGAGGAGGAGAACCTGAAGGAGCGTCTCCTGAAAAGCATTGCTATGTGTCGCAAGGAACTGGACACTCTCTGCAAGGAGCTCCAGCTGGATCCATTTGAG gaggaggaggagagcaccATCCTGCAGCTGGAGAAGGACTTGCGCACCCGCCTGGAAGTGATGCTGAAgcagaagagagagaggaagcaggAGCTGAAAACTCTGCAAGAACGTGACCAAGACTTGTGTGACCTTCTCTGCATGACCCCGTACAGCATCGACAGCAACTCTGTGCCCAGCCTGGAGGAGCTCGACTGCTTCAGACGCCACCTGGCCGCGCTGGCTGCTGAGAAG GAGCGCAGGAGAGAGGAGTTCATCAGCGTCAAGCGGCAGATCATTCTGTGCATGGAGGAGCTGGATCATGTCCCTGACACCAGCTTCGAGCGGGATGTGGTGTGTGAAGATGAGGATGCCTTCTGCCTATCTATGGAGAACATTGCTGCTCTTaaagagctgctgcagcag CTGGAGGCCCGGAGAGCTTTAAATGAAGCTGTTTGCAGTGAGCTGCGCTCCAGAATTGTGGAGCTCTGGGACAGGCTGAAGGTGCCTGCGGAGGAGAGAGAAGCCTTTGCCACATATATGACCGGATCCAGAGCCAAAACCAGGAAAGCC CTGCAGTTCGAGGTGGACCGTCTGGAGGAGCTGAAGCTGCAGAACATGAAGACTGTGATTGAAGCAATCAGAGCAGAGCTGGCCGCTTACTGGGACAAATGCTTTTACGGCACTGAGCAGAGACAAGCTTTTGCCCCTTACTACGAGG AGGACTGCACCGaggccctgctgcagctccacgaCGCTGAGGTGGGGCGTGTGAAGCATTACTACGAGACACACAAAGAACTCTTTGAAGCTGTTCAGAAATGGGAGGAAAACTGGAGGCTTTTCCTGGAGTTGGAG AGAAAAGCAACGGACCCAAGTCGCTTTGCTAACCGAGGGGGCAACCTCCTGAAGGAAGAAAAGCAGCGAGCGAAACTGCAGAAGACTCTCCCCAAG ctggaggaggagctgaaaGTTCGGATTGAGGCCTGGGAACAGGAGCATGAGGAGGCCTTCTTGGTGAATGGGCAGCGGTTCATGGAATACGTGAGCGAGCAATGGCAGCTGCATCGGCTGGAgaaagagaaggagaagcagGAACGG CAACTGAAGAAGAGTCGTCAGATTGAGGAGGAGATGATGTATGGCAGCGTCCCGAGGACACCCAGCAAGCGCCGGGTCCTAGGCACCAACACGCCTGGCAAAGTGAGGAAG CTCAATGCAACTTCCTgtgccactcccaacagcacgCTCCGTTCCGCCTTTGGGGGGACGCTCTTCCACTCCCCGGTGTCCCGGCCGCCGCCCTCCGGAGGCAAG CTCGGCCAGCCTGCTCGGACCCCCAGCCGCGTGGCCGTGAAGCCCCCTCGCACGGCACACGCAGAACGGAACAAGGAGAACATATCCCAGTTGAATGGAACCACCCTGAGCGGTGggtgcacccccacagcccctgcccagcgTAACTACAGCATTAACTCTGTTGCCAGCACCTATTCTGAGTTTGCG CGCGAACTTTCAAAGGCTTCCAAATCTGACACGAGCTCCCGGATCCTGAACTCCACAACCACCAACATCCACTGTTGA